One region of Ornithinibacter aureus genomic DNA includes:
- the bioB gene encoding biotin synthase BioB, protein MTAQVTGTDILDVAREQVLERGVPLTQEQIEQVLRTGDDQLQALLALAHEVRLKYQGPSVEVEGIVSLKTGGCPEDCHFCSQSGQFTSPVRSVWLNIPELVRAAKATAATGASEFCIVAAVRGPDDKLMEQMREGVAAIRAAVDINVAASLGMLSREQVADLVDMGVHRYNHNLEAGRSYFPQVVTTHSFDERWDTCLMVKESGMELCCGGLVGMGETLEQRAELAAQLSELEPHEVPLNFLNPRPGTPFGDLEPMETGDALRTIAAFRLALPRTILRYAGGRELTLGDLGTREGLLGGINAVIVGNYLTTLGRDPREDLALLDELEMPIKALNDTF, encoded by the coding sequence ATGACCGCACAGGTGACCGGGACCGACATCCTCGACGTGGCACGCGAGCAGGTGCTCGAACGGGGCGTGCCGCTCACCCAGGAGCAGATCGAGCAGGTGCTGCGCACCGGTGACGACCAGCTCCAGGCCCTGCTGGCGCTGGCCCACGAGGTGCGCCTGAAATACCAGGGCCCGTCGGTCGAGGTCGAGGGCATCGTGTCGCTGAAGACCGGTGGCTGCCCGGAGGACTGCCACTTCTGCTCGCAGTCGGGGCAGTTCACCAGCCCGGTGCGGTCGGTCTGGCTCAACATCCCCGAGCTCGTGCGCGCCGCCAAGGCCACCGCGGCCACCGGCGCCAGCGAGTTCTGCATCGTCGCCGCCGTGCGCGGGCCCGACGACAAGCTCATGGAGCAGATGCGCGAGGGGGTGGCCGCCATCCGCGCCGCCGTCGACATCAACGTCGCCGCATCGCTCGGGATGCTGTCGCGCGAGCAGGTCGCCGACCTCGTCGACATGGGCGTGCACCGCTACAACCACAACCTCGAGGCCGGCCGTTCGTACTTCCCCCAGGTGGTGACGACGCACTCGTTCGATGAACGCTGGGACACCTGCCTCATGGTCAAGGAGTCCGGCATGGAGCTGTGCTGCGGCGGGCTCGTCGGCATGGGCGAGACCCTCGAGCAGCGGGCCGAGCTCGCCGCGCAGCTCAGCGAGCTCGAGCCGCACGAGGTGCCGCTGAACTTCCTCAACCCGCGGCCGGGCACGCCCTTCGGCGACCTCGAACCGATGGAGACCGGCGACGCCCTGCGCACCATCGCCGCGTTCCGACTCGCCCTGCCGCGCACGATCCTGCGCTACGCCGGCGGCCGCGAGCTGACCCTGGGCGACCTCGGCACCCGTGAGGGGCTGCTCGGCGGCATCAACGCCGTCATCGTCGGCAACTACCTCACCACCCTCGGCCGCGACCCGCGCGAGGACCTCGCGCTGCTCGACGAGCTCGAGATGCCGATCAAGGCCCTCAACGACACGTTCTGA
- a CDS encoding AIM24 family protein produces the protein MTIHGSLFNEFKEKQTQDPFALQNKKLLRIDMRYGEVWARTGSMVAYQGDVRFVNKGSGGIGKMLKAAATGEGVKMMQCSGSGELFVADEASEIQIMYLENDALSVNGANVLAFSNSIQWDIHRIQARGATMTGGLYNVSLRGTGYVAVTTKGDPIALDVASSPTFADAQAVVLWTSGVSMDIRVDTGGLGSMIRGGTGELLQMAFGGQGYVLVQPSESVPQGGHQSGGQTPGGMLGQFMQ, from the coding sequence ATGACGATTCACGGGTCCTTGTTCAACGAGTTCAAGGAGAAGCAGACCCAGGACCCCTTCGCGCTGCAGAACAAGAAGCTGCTGCGCATCGACATGCGCTACGGCGAGGTCTGGGCCCGCACCGGCTCGATGGTCGCCTACCAGGGGGACGTGCGCTTCGTGAACAAGGGCTCGGGCGGGATCGGCAAGATGCTCAAGGCCGCTGCGACGGGCGAGGGCGTGAAGATGATGCAGTGCTCGGGCAGCGGCGAGCTGTTCGTCGCCGACGAGGCCTCAGAGATCCAGATCATGTACCTCGAGAACGACGCCCTGTCGGTCAACGGGGCCAACGTGCTGGCCTTCTCCAACTCCATCCAGTGGGACATCCACCGCATCCAGGCCCGCGGCGCCACGATGACCGGCGGGCTGTACAACGTGTCCCTGCGCGGCACCGGGTACGTCGCGGTGACGACCAAGGGCGACCCGATCGCCCTCGACGTCGCGTCGTCGCCGACGTTCGCCGACGCGCAGGCCGTCGTGCTCTGGACGTCCGGGGTGTCGATGGACATCCGCGTCGACACCGGCGGCCTCGGGTCGATGATCCGCGGCGGCACCGGCGAGTTGCTCCAGATGGCTTTCGGCGGGCAGGGGTACGTGCTCGTGCAGCCCAGTGAGTCGGTGCCCCAGGGCGGCCACCAGAGCGGGGGCCAGACACCCGGCGGGATGCTCGGCCAGTTCATGCAGTGA
- a CDS encoding M56 family metallopeptidase yields MIPLALATLALLLAWVAPGLMARQRQFRRAPRASLVAWQAVTLGGVVAAVAVPLSALPLVLDPDEPMGRPWVLVPAVLASTAILARLLYAGHDVGTELRRVRQDHRQLVDIIAGHDGEHTQLRILEHPTPTAYCIPGRHSRVVLSQGVLDSLPPAELSAVLAHEQAHLRGRHDLLLEFFTVVHHAVPSRLRSAAALAEVRLLVEALADRAAVRRSGEVATARALMALAGSRTPAGDTGATLGVGTTAPVRLRLLADGPPHPALPAVAYLYAAGSATLPVALLVAAWL; encoded by the coding sequence GTGATCCCGCTCGCCCTCGCGACCCTGGCCTTGCTGCTGGCCTGGGTCGCGCCTGGCCTCATGGCCCGCCAGAGGCAGTTCCGGCGCGCGCCGCGAGCGTCGCTGGTGGCGTGGCAGGCTGTGACGCTCGGCGGAGTGGTGGCCGCCGTGGCGGTCCCCCTGTCTGCCCTGCCCCTGGTGCTGGACCCCGACGAGCCGATGGGGCGGCCCTGGGTCCTCGTCCCCGCGGTGCTGGCCAGCACGGCGATTCTCGCTCGCCTGCTCTACGCCGGGCACGACGTCGGCACCGAGCTGCGCCGGGTGCGGCAGGACCACCGCCAGCTCGTCGACATCATCGCCGGGCACGACGGTGAGCACACGCAGTTGCGGATCCTCGAGCACCCCACCCCGACGGCCTACTGCATCCCCGGGCGTCACTCACGGGTGGTGCTGTCGCAGGGGGTGCTCGACTCGCTGCCCCCCGCCGAGCTGTCGGCCGTGCTCGCGCACGAGCAGGCCCACCTGCGAGGCCGACACGACCTGCTGCTGGAGTTCTTCACGGTCGTGCACCACGCGGTTCCGTCGCGCCTGCGGTCGGCGGCGGCCCTGGCCGAGGTCCGGCTGCTCGTCGAGGCCCTGGCCGACCGGGCCGCCGTGCGGCGCAGCGGTGAGGTGGCGACGGCCCGGGCCCTGATGGCGCTGGCGGGAAGTCGCACCCCGGCGGGCGACACCGGCGCAACCCTGGGTGTCGGCACCACCGCGCCGGTGCGGCTGCGGCTGCTGGCCGACGGGCCGCCGCACCCGGCACTGCCCGCGGTGGCGTACCTGTATGCCGCAGGGTCGGCGACCCTTCCGGTGGCCCTGCTCGTGGCGGCCTGGCTCTAA
- a CDS encoding BlaI/MecI/CopY family transcriptional regulator yields MPHSTSAPRLGDLERVVMEHLWEAASSGGADFEGATVRQVHDRFEGEREIAYTTVMTVLDRLSKKSLVTRERDGRAWRYLPADTREALTAQTMRRTMTDMDLTDRRAALLHFLDGATTDEIADLKAALAEIEGRAADAASPPTARRRGLRRP; encoded by the coding sequence ATGCCTCACTCGACCTCGGCACCCCGCCTCGGTGACCTCGAGCGTGTCGTCATGGAGCACCTCTGGGAGGCGGCCAGCAGTGGGGGCGCGGACTTCGAGGGCGCCACCGTGCGCCAGGTCCACGACCGCTTCGAGGGTGAGCGCGAGATCGCCTACACGACCGTGATGACCGTGCTCGACCGGCTCTCCAAGAAGTCGCTCGTCACCCGGGAGCGGGACGGCCGCGCCTGGCGCTACCTGCCCGCCGACACGCGTGAGGCCCTGACCGCGCAGACGATGCGGCGCACGATGACCGACATGGATCTCACCGACCGGCGAGCGGCCCTGCTGCACTTCCTCGACGGCGCGACGACCGACGAGATCGCCGACCTCAAGGCGGCTCTGGCCGAGATCGAAGGGCGAGCGGCGGATGCCGCGTCGCCGCCGACCGCTCGACGTCGCGGGCTGCGTCGCCCCTGA
- the cydC gene encoding thiol reductant ABC exporter subunit CydC — MSLRPTRATIIGGLLGGAATASGIALTATSGWLIVRASEQPVILTLLTAIVGVRAFGIARPMFRYVERLVSHDAALDDLARERTRVYQALVPLTPARLGRRSRSRVLAGVVDDLTDVVDAQVRVSVPVLSSIVAGLVATLLVAWFSPAVGLVLAGLLVAVAATCWLAWLLESRSRDELLEARAEVLRVSDLVARQAGELQAIGAQDTASGWLRDAHDALRRATRQQSRGRALVAATLLVATAVATVAAAFLADPAVTGAPVAALLVVVPVAVGDALAPLVDSMRALARAQGSAARLEALLDQELAVSDPVSVGPVEVSGTHVELDGVAASWTGTGDQLAPTDLALEPGQRVAVVGPNGSGKSTLLAVLARHLDPSRGRHTVDGVDVRDLPLDEVRRHVAVVDDEPHVFASSVAANLRLAAPEASHDGIRTALDRAGLGAWVDALPEGLETRLGTGGRGVSGGERTRLGVARALLADRPLVLLDEPTAHLDHATATAVLDDVLDATDDRAVVLVSHRPESAERFHRVLDLGVASKLAQP, encoded by the coding sequence ATGAGCCTTCGACCGACACGGGCCACGATCATCGGCGGGCTGCTGGGAGGTGCCGCGACGGCATCCGGAATCGCCCTGACGGCGACCTCGGGCTGGCTGATCGTGCGGGCCAGCGAGCAACCGGTGATCCTCACCCTGCTGACCGCCATCGTCGGGGTGCGGGCCTTCGGCATTGCCCGGCCAATGTTCCGGTACGTCGAACGGCTCGTATCGCACGACGCGGCGCTCGACGACCTCGCCCGAGAGCGCACCCGCGTCTACCAGGCGCTGGTGCCGTTGACGCCTGCCCGGCTCGGTCGCCGATCTCGCTCGCGCGTGCTCGCGGGGGTGGTCGACGACCTCACCGACGTCGTCGACGCGCAGGTGCGGGTGAGCGTGCCGGTGCTGTCGAGCATCGTTGCCGGGCTGGTGGCGACCCTGCTCGTGGCGTGGTTCTCCCCCGCCGTCGGGCTGGTGCTGGCCGGGCTCCTGGTGGCTGTGGCCGCAACGTGCTGGCTCGCCTGGCTGCTCGAATCCCGTTCTCGTGATGAGCTGCTCGAGGCCCGGGCCGAGGTGCTGCGGGTCAGCGACCTCGTCGCCCGGCAGGCCGGCGAGCTTCAGGCGATCGGGGCGCAGGACACGGCATCCGGCTGGTTGCGCGACGCCCACGACGCGCTGCGGCGGGCGACTCGGCAGCAGAGTCGGGGTCGGGCGTTGGTGGCGGCGACGCTGCTCGTGGCCACTGCCGTGGCGACGGTGGCCGCCGCGTTCCTCGCCGACCCGGCGGTGACCGGGGCGCCGGTTGCGGCGCTGCTCGTCGTCGTGCCGGTGGCCGTCGGGGACGCGTTGGCGCCCCTGGTGGACAGCATGCGGGCGCTGGCCCGGGCCCAGGGCAGCGCCGCCCGCCTCGAGGCCCTGCTCGACCAGGAGCTCGCGGTCAGCGACCCGGTCTCGGTCGGACCCGTCGAGGTCAGCGGCACACACGTCGAGCTCGACGGGGTCGCCGCCTCGTGGACCGGCACCGGCGACCAGCTCGCCCCCACCGACCTCGCCCTCGAACCGGGCCAGCGCGTCGCGGTCGTCGGGCCCAACGGCAGTGGCAAGAGCACCCTGCTCGCCGTGCTCGCCCGTCACCTCGACCCCAGTCGGGGGCGGCACACCGTCGACGGCGTCGACGTGCGTGACCTGCCCCTGGACGAGGTTCGGCGGCACGTCGCCGTCGTCGATGACGAGCCCCACGTCTTCGCCTCCTCCGTGGCAGCCAACCTGCGCCTCGCGGCACCCGAGGCGAGCCACGACGGCATCCGCACCGCTCTCGACCGCGCGGGGCTGGGCGCTTGGGTCGACGCCCTGCCCGAGGGCCTGGAGACCCGGCTCGGCACCGGCGGCCGAGGTGTGTCCGGCGGCGAGCGCACCCGGCTCGGGGTCGCGCGGGCCCTCCTGGCCGACCGGCCCCTCGTGCTGCTCGACGAGCCGACCGCCCACCTCGACCACGCGACCGCCACCGCGGTGCTCGACGACGTCCTCGACGCCACCGATGACCGCGCCGTGGTGCTCGTCAGCCACCGCCCGGAGTCTGCCGAACGTTTTCACCGGGTGCTCGACCTCGGCGTAGCCTCGAAGTTGGCTCAACCCTGA
- the cydD gene encoding thiol reductant ABC exporter subunit CydD, whose amino-acid sequence MRPFDPRLLRAAPAARRPVAVLAVVGVLQGIATIGLAVALTALVVAVVEGMPLRAPALWLAGLFVVRAGLSWVSEKVAAWAGVEVTAQLREALLARWLASPAERRPDPDRAVTLAAQGAASVEPYAARFLPALVAGAVVPAMALATLVWVDWISALIVVLTLPLLPFFAALIGKTTQADTEKRWAALSSLSGHFLDVVRGLPTLVTYGRAQRQVEVIGEVSQQHRRATMATLKLAFMSSAALELLASISVAIVAVSVGIRLTHGSMTLQAGLLAILLAPEAYWPVRRVGAEFHAAADGAEAIDGILAELAPATASPEAPRPGDELGVVLDGIHYTYPGAEEAVLAGVTLDAGPGLTAITGPSGVGKSTLLELAAGLRTPTAGTVRAGRAHLVTQRPFLPAGTLREALTLGNDADDQALWDALRLVGLEGFVAGLPLALATPLGDDGFGLSAGQRARIALARATLSTAPVLLVDEPTAHLDEAAATLVHDVLAGLGERRTVIAVTHRPELVARADRHVVLTRDGAEVLA is encoded by the coding sequence ATGAGGCCCTTCGACCCACGACTGCTCCGGGCGGCACCAGCAGCGCGCCGCCCGGTGGCGGTTCTGGCCGTCGTGGGGGTGCTCCAGGGGATCGCGACGATCGGGCTGGCGGTGGCGCTCACCGCGCTCGTCGTCGCGGTCGTCGAGGGGATGCCGTTGCGTGCGCCGGCGCTCTGGCTGGCGGGTTTGTTCGTGGTGCGGGCCGGGCTGTCCTGGGTCTCGGAGAAGGTGGCGGCCTGGGCCGGGGTGGAGGTCACCGCACAGCTGCGCGAGGCCCTGCTCGCCCGCTGGCTGGCCTCGCCGGCGGAGCGCCGCCCCGACCCCGACCGGGCCGTGACCCTGGCCGCACAGGGCGCCGCGAGCGTCGAGCCGTATGCCGCGCGCTTCCTGCCCGCGCTCGTGGCCGGAGCGGTGGTTCCCGCGATGGCCCTCGCCACCTTGGTGTGGGTCGACTGGATCAGCGCGCTCATCGTCGTGCTGACCCTGCCCCTGCTGCCGTTCTTCGCGGCGCTCATCGGCAAGACCACCCAGGCCGACACCGAGAAGCGCTGGGCGGCCCTGTCGTCACTGTCCGGGCACTTCCTCGACGTCGTGCGCGGCCTGCCGACCCTGGTCACCTACGGCCGGGCGCAGCGCCAGGTCGAGGTCATCGGCGAGGTCAGCCAGCAGCACCGGCGCGCCACGATGGCCACCCTGAAGCTGGCGTTCATGTCGTCGGCGGCGCTGGAACTGCTCGCCTCGATCTCGGTGGCGATCGTCGCGGTCAGCGTCGGCATCCGCCTCACCCACGGGTCGATGACCTTGCAGGCGGGGCTGCTCGCGATCCTGCTCGCCCCCGAGGCGTACTGGCCGGTGCGCCGCGTCGGTGCCGAGTTCCACGCCGCGGCCGACGGCGCCGAGGCGATCGACGGCATCCTCGCCGAGCTCGCCCCCGCCACCGCATCGCCCGAGGCGCCGCGCCCGGGCGACGAGCTGGGCGTGGTGCTCGACGGCATCCACTACACCTACCCCGGCGCCGAGGAGGCCGTGCTCGCCGGGGTCACGCTGGATGCCGGGCCGGGCCTGACCGCCATCACCGGACCTTCGGGGGTCGGCAAGTCCACCCTCCTCGAGCTCGCGGCCGGGCTGCGCACGCCCACGGCCGGTACCGTGCGCGCCGGCCGCGCCCACCTCGTCACGCAGCGACCCTTCCTGCCGGCCGGTACCCTGCGCGAGGCCCTCACGCTGGGCAACGACGCCGACGACCAGGCCCTGTGGGACGCCCTGCGCCTCGTCGGCCTCGAAGGGTTCGTCGCCGGCCTGCCGCTCGCGCTCGCGACGCCGCTCGGCGACGACGGGTTCGGCCTGTCCGCGGGTCAGCGGGCTCGCATCGCCCTGGCCCGGGCCACCCTGTCCACCGCGCCCGTGCTGCTCGTCGACGAACCCACGGCGCACCTCGACGAGGCGGCCGCCACCCTCGTGCACGACGTGCTGGCCGGCCTCGGCGAGCGGCGCACCGTCATCGCCGTGACGCACCGGCCCGAGCTCGTCGCCCGGGCCGACCGGCACGTCGTCCTGACCCGCGACGGTGCGGAGGTTCTGGCATGA
- the cydB gene encoding cytochrome d ubiquinol oxidase subunit II, whose protein sequence is MDYALIWFGLIGLLWAGYLVLEGFDFGVGALLPVLGKGTSDADSEKRRRVMLNTIGPHWDGNEVWLLTAGGATFAAFPEWYATMFSAFYLPLLILLVALIVRNMGFEYRGKRDDDTWRARWDMAIIGGSIVAPLLVGVALTNVVRGVPLDADSEFVGNLFTLLNPMSLLGGLVVLGLSLTHGAFFLALKTTGDIRRDARTLGTTLGLVTAGLAVVLLLWLGLTQGTLWSWITTAIVAVSLLAAIYANVKEREGWAFIGTAVTFASAVATYFLTLYPNVMPTTLADGTSLTLENASSSEMTLKIMTVAALVFTPIVLLYTAWTYWTFRKRLGTQHMPAPVSVK, encoded by the coding sequence ATGGACTACGCACTCATCTGGTTCGGACTCATCGGTCTGCTGTGGGCCGGCTACCTCGTGCTCGAGGGCTTCGACTTCGGAGTCGGCGCCCTGCTGCCGGTGCTCGGCAAGGGCACCAGCGACGCGGACTCCGAGAAGCGCCGCCGCGTCATGCTCAACACCATCGGCCCCCACTGGGACGGCAACGAGGTCTGGCTGCTCACCGCCGGTGGCGCCACCTTCGCGGCCTTCCCCGAGTGGTACGCGACGATGTTCTCGGCGTTCTACCTGCCGCTGCTCATCCTGCTCGTCGCCCTCATCGTGCGGAACATGGGCTTTGAGTACCGCGGCAAGCGCGACGACGACACCTGGCGCGCGCGCTGGGACATGGCGATCATCGGCGGCTCCATCGTGGCGCCCCTGCTCGTCGGGGTCGCCCTGACCAACGTCGTGCGCGGCGTGCCGCTCGACGCCGACAGCGAGTTCGTCGGCAACCTGTTCACCCTGCTCAACCCCATGAGCCTGCTCGGTGGCCTCGTCGTGCTTGGCCTCAGCCTCACCCACGGCGCGTTCTTCCTGGCCCTGAAGACCACGGGCGACATCCGCCGTGACGCCCGGACCCTGGGCACCACGCTCGGGCTGGTCACCGCCGGCCTCGCGGTCGTGCTGCTGCTCTGGCTGGGTCTGACCCAGGGCACGCTCTGGTCGTGGATCACCACCGCCATCGTCGCGGTCTCGCTGCTCGCCGCGATCTACGCCAACGTCAAGGAGCGCGAGGGCTGGGCCTTCATCGGCACCGCCGTCACCTTCGCCAGCGCCGTCGCGACGTACTTCCTGACGCTCTACCCGAACGTCATGCCGACGACCCTGGCCGACGGCACGTCGCTCACCCTCGAGAACGCGTCGAGCAGCGAGATGACGCTGAAGATCATGACCGTGGCCGCCCTGGTCTTCACGCCGATCGTGCTGCTCTACACGGCGTGGACGTACTGGACGTTCCGCAAGCGCCTCGGCACCCAGCACATGCCGGCACCGGTCTCGGTCAAGTAA
- a CDS encoding cytochrome ubiquinol oxidase subunit I: protein MDAVDVARWQFAITTVYHFLFVPITIGMSLIVAIFHTQWLRTRNPEYLRLTKFYGKLFIINFALGLVTGIVQEFQFGMNWSDYSRFVGDIFGAPLAFEALLAFFLESTFIGIWVFGWGRIPEKLHAACMWLVHIGTVLSAYFILAANSFMQNPVGYRFNPETGRAEMADFMAVLTNKVQLVTFPHVIFSAYMVGGAVVMGVGLWLMRKHATTDDEPMYRKATRFGAIFALVASLGVIVTGDIQGKIMTEVQPMKMAAAEGLYETTTNAPFSVLSIGSLDGSEATRIIEIPGLLSFLGTGTWDGEVEGINELRVSERAMAEKVAEQYGPEVAALVLVDDYTPMIPLAYWSFRFMMGLGFATMAAAAATLWAMRKNRVPHGSVWTWVAILTPLAPVFANSWGWIFTEAGRQPWIVYGLMTTSTGVSPSVSATEVWVSMIAYTLVYAVLAVIEIKLFLTYVRRGADPFEDPADHADADEDAPLQFAY, encoded by the coding sequence ATGGATGCCGTCGACGTCGCCAGGTGGCAGTTCGCCATCACGACCGTGTACCACTTCTTGTTCGTGCCGATCACGATCGGCATGTCGCTCATCGTGGCGATCTTCCACACGCAGTGGCTGCGCACGCGCAACCCCGAGTACCTGCGACTGACCAAGTTCTACGGCAAGCTCTTCATCATCAACTTCGCCCTCGGGCTGGTCACCGGCATCGTGCAGGAGTTCCAGTTCGGGATGAACTGGTCGGACTACTCCCGCTTCGTCGGTGACATCTTCGGCGCCCCGCTGGCGTTCGAGGCGCTGCTGGCCTTCTTCCTGGAGTCGACCTTCATCGGCATCTGGGTGTTCGGCTGGGGCCGCATCCCCGAGAAGTTGCACGCCGCGTGCATGTGGCTCGTGCACATCGGCACCGTGCTGTCGGCCTACTTCATCCTCGCGGCGAACTCGTTCATGCAGAACCCGGTCGGCTACCGGTTCAACCCGGAGACGGGTCGCGCCGAGATGGCCGACTTCATGGCCGTGCTCACCAACAAGGTTCAGCTCGTCACCTTCCCGCACGTGATCTTCTCGGCCTACATGGTCGGCGGCGCCGTCGTCATGGGCGTGGGCCTGTGGCTGATGCGCAAGCACGCCACCACCGACGACGAGCCGATGTACCGCAAGGCCACCCGCTTCGGCGCGATCTTCGCCCTCGTCGCCTCCCTCGGCGTCATCGTCACCGGTGACATCCAGGGCAAGATCATGACCGAGGTCCAGCCCATGAAGATGGCCGCGGCCGAAGGGCTCTACGAGACCACCACGAACGCCCCGTTCTCGGTGCTGTCCATCGGTTCGCTCGACGGCAGCGAGGCCACTCGGATCATCGAGATCCCGGGCCTGCTCTCCTTCCTCGGCACCGGCACCTGGGACGGCGAGGTCGAGGGCATCAACGAGCTGCGCGTCAGCGAGCGCGCGATGGCCGAGAAGGTCGCCGAGCAGTACGGCCCCGAGGTGGCCGCCCTGGTGCTCGTCGACGACTACACCCCGATGATCCCGCTCGCCTACTGGTCGTTCCGCTTCATGATGGGCCTGGGCTTCGCCACGATGGCCGCCGCCGCCGCGACCCTGTGGGCGATGCGCAAGAACCGGGTCCCCCACGGCTCGGTCTGGACGTGGGTCGCGATCCTCACCCCGCTCGCGCCCGTGTTCGCCAACAGCTGGGGCTGGATCTTCACCGAGGCCGGCCGTCAGCCCTGGATCGTCTACGGCCTGATGACCACCTCGACCGGGGTCTCCCCGTCGGTCAGCGCCACCGAGGTCTGGGTCTCGATGATCGCCTACACCCTCGTGTACGCCGTGCTCGCCGTCATCGAGATCAAGCTCTTCCTCACCTACGTCCGCCGCGGCGCCGACCCCTTCGAGGACCCGGCCGACCACGCGGATGCGGACGAGGACGCCCCGCTCCAGTTCGCCTACTGA
- the galE gene encoding UDP-glucose 4-epimerase GalE, producing the protein MRVLVSGGAGYIGSHTVVQLVAAGHDVVVVDSFANAKPAVVGRLEALTGQPLEVHSFDLTDHDKTEHLFANDRIDAVIHFAGFKAVGESVAKPLEYYENNLGSTFSLVRAMRRHGVTKLVFSSSATVYGADAPVPMAEDLPTSATNPYGWTKVMQEQILRDVAFSDPTWRIALLRYFNPVGAHASGTIGEDPSDIPNNLMPYLAQVAVGRREKLSVFGGDYPTPDGTGVRDYIHVEDLAAGHIAALTRLDAVDDAVSTWNLGTGHGTSVLELVAAFSRACGHDLPYEIVDRRPGDVAASYADATRAQAELGWRATRTVDDMCVDTWRWQSQNPHGYPDA; encoded by the coding sequence ATGCGCGTCCTCGTCTCCGGCGGTGCCGGCTACATCGGGTCCCACACGGTCGTCCAGCTCGTCGCGGCGGGCCACGACGTCGTCGTCGTCGACTCCTTCGCCAACGCCAAACCCGCGGTGGTCGGCCGCCTCGAGGCGCTGACCGGGCAACCGCTCGAGGTGCACTCGTTCGACCTCACCGACCACGACAAGACCGAGCACCTGTTCGCGAACGACCGGATCGACGCAGTCATCCACTTCGCGGGGTTCAAGGCGGTCGGCGAGAGCGTGGCCAAGCCGCTGGAGTACTACGAGAACAACCTCGGTAGCACCTTCTCGCTCGTGCGCGCCATGCGCCGGCACGGGGTGACCAAGCTGGTGTTCTCGTCGTCGGCCACGGTCTACGGCGCCGACGCCCCCGTGCCGATGGCAGAGGACCTGCCGACCTCGGCGACCAACCCCTACGGCTGGACCAAGGTCATGCAGGAGCAGATCCTGCGCGACGTCGCGTTCTCCGATCCGACGTGGCGGATCGCCCTGCTGCGCTACTTCAACCCCGTCGGGGCACACGCGTCGGGGACCATCGGCGAGGACCCCTCCGACATCCCGAACAACCTCATGCCCTACCTGGCCCAGGTGGCCGTCGGGCGCCGCGAGAAGCTGTCGGTCTTCGGCGGCGACTACCCGACCCCCGACGGCACGGGGGTGCGCGACTACATCCACGTCGAGGACCTCGCCGCGGGGCACATCGCCGCGCTCACCAGGTTGGATGCCGTGGACGACGCCGTCTCGACGTGGAACCTCGGCACCGGCCACGGGACGTCGGTGCTCGAGCTGGTCGCGGCCTTCTCGCGGGCGTGCGGTCACGACCTGCCGTACGAGATCGTTGACCGCCGGCCCGGTGACGTGGCCGCGTCGTACGCCGATGCCACCCGCGCGCAGGCCGAGCTCGGCTGGCGCGCCACCCGCACCGTGGACGACATGTGCGTCGACACCTGGCGCTGGCAGTCGCAGAACCCGCACGGCTACCCCGACGCCTGA
- a CDS encoding phage holin family protein, whose protein sequence is MKNFLIRVGVNGVALWVAALVLPGINLAEGDVGWGRKLWTIFFVAVIFGVVNAIIKPIAQLLSLPFIVLTLGLFIFIVNAFMLQLTEWVSGWLDLSFSIDQFFWDAIFGAIVITLVSWVLNVVLPEND, encoded by the coding sequence GTGAAGAACTTCCTCATTCGGGTCGGTGTCAACGGTGTCGCCCTGTGGGTTGCCGCGCTGGTCCTGCCGGGCATCAACCTCGCGGAAGGTGACGTCGGCTGGGGCCGCAAGCTCTGGACGATCTTCTTCGTGGCCGTGATCTTCGGCGTCGTCAACGCCATCATCAAGCCGATCGCCCAGTTGCTATCGCTGCCGTTCATCGTGCTGACGCTCGGGTTGTTCATCTTCATCGTCAACGCGTTCATGCTGCAGCTCACCGAGTGGGTCAGCGGGTGGCTCGACCTGTCGTTCAGCATCGACCAGTTCTTCTGGGACGCGATCTTCGGCGCCATCGTCATCACGCTCGTGTCGTGGGTGCTGAACGTCGTCCTGCCGGAGAACGACTGA